One window from the genome of Candidatus Didemnitutus sp. encodes:
- the ppk1 gene encoding polyphosphate kinase 1 has protein sequence MTSAKRPKRSVKITAPVGRALAGSGSRRQYFNRELSYLAFNRRVLEQAQSPANPLLERVKFLSIVSSNLDEFFEIRVAGLQQQQDSAGGEPSIDGLTPREQLKQIRAGVEKLVRDQYRCWHELLVPALAKEGIGFVTPAQLDPKQRAWVENYFATNVLPVLTPLAIDQAHPFPQLGNKTMNVLLTLDNPETPEIESLLAILPVPRSLPRLILLDGDAKVQRFVFLSDIIKLCAGALFPGYTIRSAHAFRVTRNSDLYIDEEEVENLLKKIEDELRNLRRGAAVRLEIEDGVDEETFETLCRHLALPPGENIFRTRGPLNLLRLMSLWERTDRPDLKYTPFVPAEMPFLRAKPLLFDVVRERDVLLHHPYESFTPVVDFIEQSATDPQVLAIKQTLYRTSGDSPIVRSLIEASRRGKQVTALVELKARFDEANNIKWARELEEAGVHVVFGLVGHKTHCKCSLVIRQESDGLRRYVHLGTGNYNPKTARLYTDLSLLTANVDLTTEVAQLFNALTGFGRTPEFKHLLVAPFNFHARVQELIAAEAAHAAAGRPARIIAKMNKLVDPVTIDNLYAASQAGVQIDLIVRATCCLAPGIKGQSENIRVRNLVGRYLEHARIYYFENGGSPHLFAGSADWMTRNFFRRVEALFPIYDPDLRRRIVDDILPAELRDNVDARRLQPDALYAPVPRGEGEMAFSAQTYFMQEATARAESAVEVAPQP, from the coding sequence ATGACTTCCGCCAAACGCCCGAAGCGTTCCGTCAAAATCACCGCCCCCGTCGGTCGCGCGCTCGCCGGGAGCGGCAGCCGGCGGCAGTATTTCAACCGCGAGTTGAGCTACCTCGCCTTCAACCGCCGCGTGCTCGAGCAGGCGCAGAGCCCGGCGAATCCGCTGCTCGAGCGCGTGAAGTTCCTCTCGATCGTCAGCTCGAATCTCGACGAGTTCTTCGAGATCCGCGTGGCCGGCCTGCAACAGCAGCAGGACTCGGCCGGCGGCGAGCCGAGCATCGACGGGCTCACCCCGCGCGAGCAGCTGAAACAGATCCGCGCCGGGGTGGAAAAGCTCGTGCGCGACCAATACCGCTGCTGGCACGAGCTGCTGGTGCCGGCGCTGGCGAAGGAGGGCATCGGCTTCGTCACGCCCGCGCAGCTCGACCCGAAGCAGCGCGCTTGGGTGGAAAACTACTTTGCCACGAACGTCCTGCCGGTGCTCACGCCGCTCGCGATCGACCAGGCGCATCCATTCCCGCAGCTCGGCAACAAGACGATGAACGTGCTGCTCACGCTCGATAATCCAGAGACGCCGGAGATCGAATCGCTGCTCGCCATCCTGCCGGTGCCGCGGAGCCTGCCGCGCCTCATCCTGCTCGACGGCGACGCGAAGGTGCAGCGCTTCGTCTTCCTCAGCGACATCATCAAGCTCTGCGCCGGTGCGCTGTTCCCCGGCTACACGATCCGCAGCGCGCACGCCTTCCGCGTCACGCGCAACAGCGATCTCTACATCGACGAGGAGGAGGTCGAGAACCTGCTCAAGAAGATCGAGGACGAGCTGCGCAATCTTCGCCGCGGCGCCGCCGTGCGCCTCGAGATCGAGGACGGCGTGGACGAGGAGACCTTCGAGACGCTGTGCCGGCATCTGGCGCTGCCGCCGGGCGAGAACATTTTTCGCACGCGCGGACCGTTGAACCTCCTGCGCCTGATGAGCCTCTGGGAGCGCACCGACCGGCCCGACCTGAAATACACGCCGTTCGTTCCGGCGGAGATGCCTTTCCTGCGCGCCAAGCCGCTGCTGTTCGACGTGGTGCGCGAGCGCGATGTGTTGCTGCACCATCCCTACGAGTCGTTCACGCCGGTGGTCGATTTCATCGAGCAATCGGCGACGGACCCGCAAGTCCTCGCCATCAAGCAGACGCTCTATCGCACCAGCGGCGATTCGCCCATCGTCCGCTCGCTCATCGAGGCCTCGCGCCGGGGCAAGCAGGTCACGGCGCTGGTGGAGCTGAAGGCGCGGTTCGACGAGGCGAACAACATCAAGTGGGCGCGCGAGCTCGAGGAGGCCGGCGTGCACGTGGTGTTCGGCCTCGTGGGACACAAGACGCATTGCAAGTGCAGCCTCGTCATCCGGCAGGAGTCCGACGGCCTGCGCCGCTACGTGCACCTCGGCACCGGCAACTACAACCCGAAGACCGCGCGACTCTACACCGATCTGAGCCTGCTCACGGCCAACGTCGATCTCACGACCGAGGTGGCGCAGCTGTTCAACGCGCTCACCGGTTTCGGCCGCACGCCGGAGTTCAAGCACCTGCTGGTCGCGCCGTTCAACTTCCACGCGCGCGTGCAGGAGCTCATCGCCGCCGAGGCCGCGCACGCCGCCGCCGGCCGCCCGGCGCGCATCATCGCGAAGATGAACAAGCTCGTGGACCCCGTGACGATCGACAACCTCTACGCCGCGTCGCAGGCCGGCGTGCAGATCGACCTCATCGTGCGCGCGACGTGCTGCCTCGCACCCGGCATCAAGGGCCAGAGCGAGAACATCCGCGTGCGCAACCTCGTCGGGCGCTACCTCGAGCACGCGCGCATCTACTACTTTGAGAACGGCGGCTCGCCGCACCTCTTTGCCGGCAGCGCCGACTGGATGACGCGCAATTTCTTCCGCCGCGTCGAGGCGCTGTTCCCGATCTACGATCCGGACCTGCGCCGGCGCATCGTGGACGACATCCTCCCGGCGGAACTGCGCGACAACGTCGACGCCCGCCGCCTCCAGCCCGACGCGCTCTACGCGCCCGTGCCGCGCGGCGAGGGCGAGATGGCGTTTTCCGCGCAAACCTACTTCATGCAGGAAGCGACCGCGCGCGCCGAGTCGGCTGTCGAGGTGGCGCCGCAGCCCTGA
- a CDS encoding glycosyltransferase family 1 protein, translated as MHLVLVTETYAPEINGVAMTLGRLVDGLAARGHRVTVVRPRQRHESPRYTTTQRLACRQVRLPGFPLPGYPQLRVGFPARRRLRQLWTLNPPDLVHVATEGPLGSSAISAALGLGLPVTSSFHTNFDQYARDYRLGFLKPLVTAWLRRVHNRTLRTFVPTHDLRERLAREGYANLRLLSRGVDTQLFAPTRRDDELRTSWGASPGDLVVVHVGRMAAEKNYPLLFRAFDAIKAAQPRARLVLVGDGPMLATYQRQRPDAVFTGFYTGANLARHYASGDLYLHASYTETFGNVVTEALASGLAVSAFDYAAAHEFIRHEQNGLVASPGDERAFIAHAVRLADDAALRARLARAGRATTARLSWDAVVDGFARDLAEAIDEHRATHATAPAHPKSKIQNPEFPSPAPSRP; from the coding sequence TTGCACCTCGTCCTCGTCACCGAAACTTACGCTCCCGAAATCAACGGCGTCGCCATGACGCTCGGCCGCCTCGTCGACGGCCTCGCTGCGCGCGGTCATCGCGTGACCGTCGTCCGCCCGCGCCAGCGCCACGAATCGCCGCGCTACACCACGACCCAGCGCCTCGCCTGCCGCCAGGTGCGCCTGCCCGGTTTTCCGTTGCCCGGCTACCCGCAACTGCGCGTCGGCTTCCCCGCGCGCCGTCGGCTGCGCCAACTCTGGACGCTCAACCCGCCCGACCTCGTCCACGTCGCCACCGAAGGCCCGCTCGGCTCCTCCGCGATCTCGGCGGCGCTCGGGCTCGGTCTGCCCGTCACCTCGAGCTTCCACACCAACTTCGACCAATACGCGCGCGACTACCGCCTCGGTTTTCTCAAGCCGCTCGTCACCGCCTGGCTCCGCCGCGTGCACAACCGCACGCTCCGCACCTTCGTGCCCACGCACGACCTGCGCGAGCGGCTCGCGCGCGAAGGCTACGCGAATCTCCGCCTCCTCTCGCGCGGGGTCGACACCCAGCTCTTCGCGCCGACACGCCGCGACGACGAGCTCCGCACCTCGTGGGGCGCCAGTCCCGGCGACCTCGTCGTCGTCCACGTCGGTCGCATGGCGGCGGAGAAGAACTACCCGCTGCTCTTCCGCGCCTTCGACGCCATCAAGGCCGCCCAACCCCGCGCCCGCCTCGTGCTCGTCGGCGACGGCCCGATGCTCGCCACCTACCAGCGCCAGCGGCCCGACGCCGTGTTCACCGGTTTCTACACCGGCGCCAACCTCGCGCGCCACTACGCCAGCGGCGACCTCTACCTGCACGCCAGCTACACCGAGACGTTCGGCAATGTCGTCACCGAGGCACTCGCCAGCGGGCTCGCCGTCAGCGCCTTCGACTACGCGGCCGCGCACGAATTCATCCGCCACGAGCAAAACGGCCTCGTCGCGTCCCCGGGTGACGAGCGCGCCTTCATTGCCCACGCCGTGCGCCTCGCCGACGACGCCGCGCTCCGCGCCCGCCTCGCCCGCGCCGGCCGCGCCACCACCGCGCGCCTCTCGTGGGACGCCGTCGTCGACGGCTTCGCCCGAGACCTCGCCGAAGCCATCGACGAGCATCGCGCCACGCACGCCACTGCTCCGGCCCATCCAAAATCGAAAATTCAAAACCCGGAATTTCCCTCGCCCGCTCCCTCCCGCCCATGA
- a CDS encoding metallophosphoesterase — protein MAGRLIAIGDIHGCADEFEELLDKLAPRDDDRVVLLGDLINRGPDSARVIQLARRHATASLLGNHELRLINYRKTDDPSHLKKYDYATLEQINGKAWDYLEAMPLTYEDAEHETVFVHGGFLPGTPWKKQPARVVTRIQVVDEDGEPRKRSEAPGAPHWSELWKGPPFVVYGHTPREKVAETKWTLGIDTGCVLGGALTAVIFPERKLVQVRARRRYYTNG, from the coding sequence ATGGCCGGACGACTCATCGCCATCGGCGACATCCACGGCTGCGCCGACGAGTTCGAGGAACTCCTCGATAAGCTCGCCCCGCGCGACGACGACCGCGTCGTGCTGCTCGGCGACTTGATCAATCGCGGTCCGGACAGCGCGCGCGTCATCCAGCTCGCGCGCCGGCATGCGACGGCGTCGCTGCTCGGCAACCACGAGTTGCGGCTGATCAATTACCGGAAGACCGACGACCCGAGCCATCTCAAGAAATACGACTACGCGACGCTGGAGCAGATCAACGGCAAGGCGTGGGACTACCTCGAGGCGATGCCGCTGACTTACGAGGACGCGGAGCACGAGACGGTGTTCGTGCACGGCGGCTTTCTGCCCGGCACGCCCTGGAAGAAACAGCCGGCGCGCGTGGTGACGCGCATCCAGGTGGTCGACGAGGACGGCGAGCCGCGCAAGCGCTCCGAGGCGCCCGGCGCGCCGCATTGGTCGGAGTTGTGGAAAGGACCGCCCTTCGTCGTCTACGGCCACACGCCGCGCGAGAAGGTGGCGGAGACGAAGTGGACGCTCGGCATCGACACCGGCTGCGTGCTGGGCGGGGCGCTCACGGCGGTGATTTTTCCCGAGCGCAAACTGGTCCAGGTGCGGGCGCGCCGGCGTTATTACACGAACGGCTAG